Proteins found in one Aethina tumida isolate Nest 87 chromosome 1, icAetTumi1.1, whole genome shotgun sequence genomic segment:
- the LOC109599723 gene encoding heart- and neural crest derivatives-expressed protein 2-like, translated as MAYNSSGDPMDNFQYQYHHSYHYISDGGTIGGDESNFWPNSPSRSDSPSPNNMQNIGNTYQIFTPVGCSTPTHRYTPYRSGYATMSPDSDIPTHIPGSFVRVVKRRTTANKKERRRTQSINNAYADLRDCIPNVPADTKLSKIKTLRLATSYISYLTRALETDDPAGGFKAELGSISRKSNSNPVQVNDCTPGQASPRSDSSEDLTNSRKAKGRTGWPQHVWALELKQEQSL; from the exons ATGGCGTATAACTCCTCGGGTGATCCTATGGATAACTTTCAGTATCAGTACCATCATTCTTACCATTATATATCCG ATGGAGGCACAATTGGGGGTGATGAATCGAACTTCTGGCCAAACAGCCCGTCAAGATCAGATTCACCATCACCAAACAACATGCAAAACATCGGAAACACGTACCAAATATTTACACCAGTCGGATGTTCCACACCGACACACAGATACACCCCTTACAGATCAG gatATGCTACAATGTCACCAGATTCCGATATACCTACTCACATACCCGGTTCATTTGTAAGGGTTGTTAAGAGGCGAACGACCGCGAACAAGAAAGAACGACGAAGGACGCAGAGCATCAACAACGCGTACGCGGACTTAAGGGACTGTATTCCGAACGTACCTGCCGACACCAAATTATCAAAG ATAAAGACTTTAAGGCTGGCCACTTCGTACATATCATACTTAACAAGGGCACTGGAAACAGACGACCCAGCGGGCGGTTTCAAGGCGGAATTGGGCTCGATTTCCCGAAAATCGAACTCAAATCCGGTACAAGTGAACGATTGCACCCCCGGTCAAGCGTCACCCCGAAGCGACAGTTCG GAAGACCTTACGAACTCGAGGAAGGCTAAGGGACGCACAGGTTGGCCGCAACACGTGTGGGCGCTGGAACTGAAACAAGAACAAAGTCTGTGA